One region of Glutamicibacter sp. B1 genomic DNA includes:
- the alr gene encoding alanine racemase, with the protein MNSEALEESNVTISTSGAQGSGFERRAVIDLSAIRNNVKQISDVVAPAAVMAVVKADAYGHGAIPVAKAAVEGGASWLGCAHVTEALALREAGIQTPMLAWLHTEDTPFEAAIDASLDLGVSGWELERVAAAARAVQTPARIHLKIDTGLGRNGSTMDDFPDLLNRASAFQEEGLLRVVGLFSHLAVADEPERPETDAQLDLFSKAIELVEAAGFHLEVRHIANTPAILSRPDAHHDMVRLGLGLYGQSPFENETPESFGLRPAMKLVTRVANVKKVHAGQGVSYGLNYKTEGETYLGLIPMGYADGLPRIATGAPVTVNGRSYPVRGRIAMDQCVIDLGPEISPEDYLGAEAIIFGEGGQSVNTWAHAANTINYEVVTRISPRVPRHYVEGSWGEAGE; encoded by the coding sequence GTGAACTCTGAAGCGCTTGAAGAAAGCAACGTGACAATTAGTACCAGCGGCGCACAGGGCAGCGGATTTGAACGGCGTGCAGTGATCGATCTGTCGGCCATCCGCAACAACGTCAAGCAAATTTCTGACGTGGTAGCCCCCGCTGCAGTAATGGCCGTCGTCAAAGCAGACGCCTACGGCCATGGTGCAATCCCAGTAGCCAAAGCAGCAGTAGAAGGTGGCGCCAGCTGGCTGGGCTGTGCCCACGTGACTGAAGCGCTAGCCTTAAGAGAAGCAGGCATCCAGACTCCGATGCTGGCTTGGCTCCATACCGAAGACACTCCATTTGAGGCTGCCATTGACGCCAGCCTTGATCTTGGCGTATCCGGATGGGAACTCGAACGAGTTGCCGCAGCGGCTCGTGCCGTACAGACCCCAGCACGTATTCATCTGAAGATTGATACCGGACTGGGAAGAAACGGTTCCACCATGGACGATTTCCCTGACCTGCTAAACCGTGCCAGTGCTTTCCAAGAAGAGGGACTACTGCGAGTGGTTGGCTTGTTCTCCCACCTTGCCGTGGCGGATGAACCTGAACGTCCAGAAACCGATGCGCAGTTGGACTTGTTCTCCAAGGCTATTGAATTGGTGGAGGCCGCAGGATTCCATTTGGAAGTTCGCCATATCGCCAACACCCCAGCAATTCTCTCGCGTCCAGACGCCCACCACGACATGGTTCGTTTGGGTCTCGGACTCTACGGTCAGAGCCCTTTCGAGAATGAAACGCCAGAAAGCTTTGGGCTACGTCCGGCAATGAAGCTAGTGACCCGGGTAGCCAACGTGAAAAAAGTGCACGCCGGTCAAGGTGTTTCCTACGGTTTGAACTACAAGACCGAAGGTGAAACCTACCTGGGGCTCATTCCTATGGGCTATGCAGATGGCCTGCCTCGTATTGCAACCGGTGCACCAGTGACAGTGAACGGACGAAGCTACCCAGTGCGTGGACGCATTGCAATGGACCAGTGCGTCATTGACCTTGGTCCAGAGATTTCACCAGAAGACTATTTGGGTGCAGAAGCCATCATCTTTGGTGAGGGCGGACAATCCGTGAATACCTGGGCACATGCTGCCAACACCATCAACTATGAAGTGGTGACAAGAATTTCACCACGAGTACCGCGCCACTATGTGGAAGGAAGCTGGGGAGAAGCCGGTGAATGA
- a CDS encoding holo-ACP synthase — protein MIAGIGVDIVDVPRFGRQLEKTPRLRERLFTEEERDLPLRSLAARFAAKEAIAKALGGPVGMNWQDCTIRKDEAGDPQIHNTGSVAKASELRGITSWHLTMSHDGDMAIAMVVAER, from the coding sequence ATGATTGCAGGAATTGGAGTGGACATTGTTGACGTGCCACGATTTGGCCGCCAGCTTGAAAAGACCCCGCGCCTGCGCGAACGACTCTTCACAGAGGAAGAGCGCGACCTTCCACTACGCTCATTGGCTGCTCGCTTTGCGGCAAAAGAAGCAATCGCCAAAGCTCTCGGCGGTCCAGTTGGAATGAACTGGCAAGACTGCACCATCCGTAAAGATGAGGCCGGAGACCCACAAATTCACAACACTGGTTCCGTAGCGAAGGCCAGTGAACTTCGTGGCATTACCTCTTGGCATCTGACCATGTCTCATGATGGAGACATGGCCATCGCAATGGTCGTAGCCGAACGCTAG
- the mscL gene encoding large conductance mechanosensitive channel protein MscL — protein MKGNVVDLAVAVVIGAAFGAVVTALVDNILMPLIAALVGSPNFDSFLLLNINGVDIKFGVFLTALVNFLLIAAAVYFALVLPMQKLNESLAARRGLTEEEAEEEPDPQLALLEQIRDELKNLR, from the coding sequence ATGAAGGGCAACGTTGTCGACCTGGCCGTTGCCGTTGTGATCGGTGCTGCCTTCGGCGCCGTAGTTACCGCCCTTGTTGACAACATCTTGATGCCACTGATCGCCGCATTGGTGGGTTCCCCAAACTTCGACAGCTTCCTGCTGCTGAACATCAACGGCGTAGACATCAAGTTCGGCGTGTTCTTGACCGCCCTTGTTAACTTCCTGCTGATCGCTGCAGCTGTTTACTTCGCACTGGTACTGCCAATGCAGAAGCTGAACGAAAGCCTTGCAGCTCGCCGTGGCCTCACCGAAGAAGAGGCAGAGGAAGAGCCAGATCCACAGCTGGCCCTGCTGGAACAGATCCGCGACGAACTGAAGAACCTGCGCTAG
- the coaA gene encoding type I pantothenate kinase, translating to MWSIFLAEFDLVEPHGTLETPISPFVDLERDTWARLSDQMEQPLNISDIERLRGLGDGLDLQEVRDVYLPLSRLLYLYVEGAGATHQATTTFLGEQTTRTPFVIGVAGSVAVGKSTTARVLQEMLRRWPQTPDVQLITTDGFLYPNAELERRGIMHRKGFPESYDRRALLRFVSAVKSGAPEVSTPVYSHLTYDIVPGERTVVRRPQVLIVEGLNVLQPARTRSDGTVGLALSDFFDFSVYVDARTSDIEEWYISRFMRLRSGAFADPASYFHRYSQLTDEEARETAHGIWKRINEPNLKENVLPTRGRAQLVLRKSADHSVRRMLLRKI from the coding sequence ATGTGGAGCATATTCTTGGCAGAATTTGACCTCGTGGAACCACACGGAACACTTGAAACACCGATCTCGCCTTTTGTTGATCTTGAGCGCGATACTTGGGCGCGGCTCTCTGATCAAATGGAACAGCCGCTGAACATCTCTGACATTGAACGGCTACGTGGCCTAGGGGACGGACTGGACTTACAAGAGGTCCGGGACGTCTACCTGCCACTGAGCCGCCTGTTGTATCTCTACGTCGAAGGCGCCGGAGCGACACATCAGGCAACCACCACCTTCCTGGGGGAACAAACCACTCGAACGCCATTTGTTATTGGTGTGGCGGGTTCCGTTGCTGTTGGCAAATCAACAACAGCACGTGTGTTGCAGGAAATGCTACGCCGCTGGCCACAAACTCCGGACGTTCAGCTGATCACCACCGACGGCTTCTTGTACCCCAACGCTGAGCTTGAGCGGCGTGGAATCATGCACCGTAAGGGTTTCCCGGAATCTTATGATCGACGCGCACTGTTGCGCTTCGTTTCCGCAGTGAAATCTGGTGCCCCGGAAGTTAGCACCCCGGTGTACTCTCACCTGACTTATGACATCGTCCCGGGGGAGAGGACAGTGGTTCGTCGCCCGCAGGTGTTGATTGTGGAAGGGCTCAACGTCTTACAGCCAGCACGTACGCGTTCCGATGGAACGGTCGGCTTGGCCTTGAGTGATTTCTTTGATTTCTCGGTATATGTTGATGCTCGTACTAGCGATATCGAAGAGTGGTACATCAGCCGATTTATGCGTTTGCGCTCCGGTGCTTTCGCGGATCCAGCGAGCTATTTCCACCGATATTCACAATTGACGGACGAAGAAGCACGCGAAACGGCCCATGGAATCTGGAAGAGAATCAACGAGCCAAATCTGAAAGAAAACGTGCTGCCCACACGTGGGCGTGCTCAATTGGTATTGAGAAAATCCGCAGATCACTCGGTGCGACGCATGCTTCTGAGGAAGATCTAA
- a CDS encoding NAD(P)H-hydrate dehydratase, which translates to MIPVYSVAQIRAVEAQEISKRGEASLMKQAAAELASVAVTMLADRPGTEPAFVIGLIGPGNNGGDGLYALAQLQQQGISTLALQYADQVHADASAAYQKAGGTLTDFADGQNELLGASLIIDALYGLGYRAGSPLPSVPAQSYVLACDVPSGLDPETGVAEDNVLRADRTVTFGAMKSGLLTIDAPLVTGDISVADLEFDFSSVSPETQMVDEAAAVELLNQHRSWRDAGRHKYQRGVLGLIAGSDLYPGAAQLTAKAAVNCGIGLLRTHVPESIQPLLAVSVPESVPLDDQQIKEALSSSRRHLHGKGAKISAWAIGPGLDGRTPPTGVIAEVFASRQPAVIDASGLEVVPTGPSEQPRVLTPHSKELRMLLNRAGVKVTPDEIAQDPIRWTRWAALAYNAVVLLKGPTNYIVAPNGSSLVVTHSSPQLATAGSGDVLTGILGYLLSDGSLTGTQGLRTVPNRRIMELTACAAIIHGRLGRVTAEEGTVSASRLIDNLPKVMKHFGF; encoded by the coding sequence ATGATCCCTGTCTACAGTGTTGCGCAGATTCGTGCGGTTGAGGCCCAGGAGATTTCCAAGCGTGGCGAAGCGAGCTTGATGAAGCAAGCCGCCGCAGAATTGGCTTCAGTTGCAGTCACCATGTTGGCTGACAGACCCGGCACGGAACCTGCCTTTGTTATCGGCCTCATCGGACCTGGCAATAACGGTGGCGATGGCTTATATGCCCTTGCTCAGCTACAACAGCAGGGAATCTCTACTCTTGCCTTGCAATACGCGGACCAGGTTCATGCTGACGCTTCTGCCGCTTACCAAAAGGCAGGCGGAACCCTGACCGATTTTGCTGACGGTCAAAATGAACTGCTTGGCGCATCATTGATCATCGATGCGCTCTACGGCTTGGGGTACCGCGCTGGTTCCCCATTGCCTTCTGTCCCTGCACAGAGCTACGTTCTGGCCTGCGATGTACCTTCAGGTCTCGATCCTGAAACCGGTGTCGCTGAAGACAACGTCCTGCGCGCTGATCGCACCGTAACCTTCGGGGCGATGAAGTCGGGACTCCTGACCATTGATGCTCCACTGGTCACCGGAGATATCTCCGTTGCCGATCTTGAATTTGATTTTTCATCAGTTTCACCTGAGACTCAGATGGTCGATGAAGCTGCGGCAGTAGAGCTTTTGAACCAACACCGTTCATGGCGAGATGCCGGACGCCACAAGTATCAGCGTGGCGTTTTGGGGCTCATCGCAGGTTCTGACCTCTACCCTGGCGCAGCACAGCTCACTGCGAAGGCTGCTGTGAACTGCGGTATTGGTTTGCTACGCACCCACGTGCCGGAATCCATACAGCCGTTGCTTGCTGTTTCGGTTCCCGAGTCGGTACCGCTGGATGATCAGCAGATCAAAGAAGCTCTGTCCTCCTCGCGTCGCCACCTTCACGGCAAGGGCGCCAAGATTTCGGCATGGGCCATCGGCCCTGGTCTTGACGGACGTACTCCCCCAACGGGTGTTATCGCTGAAGTCTTCGCTAGCCGTCAGCCGGCCGTCATTGATGCGTCAGGTCTAGAAGTTGTGCCTACTGGCCCGAGCGAGCAGCCACGAGTCCTCACCCCACATTCCAAAGAGCTACGTATGCTCTTGAACCGTGCTGGCGTCAAGGTGACTCCTGATGAGATTGCTCAGGATCCGATTCGTTGGACCCGCTGGGCAGCTTTGGCTTATAACGCTGTGGTTCTTTTGAAGGGTCCCACCAACTACATCGTTGCTCCGAATGGCAGTAGCCTCGTGGTTACCCATTCATCGCCTCAGCTGGCAACTGCTGGCAGTGGGGACGTACTCACGGGCATCCTTGGCTACCTGCTCTCGGACGGATCGCTCACTGGCACTCAGGGCCTACGTACCGTTCCTAATCGTCGCATCATGGAGCTAACGGCCTGTGCCGCAATCATTCATGGTCGCCTTGGACGCGTCACTGCAGAAGAAGGTACGGTCAGCGCTTCGCGTCTGATCGATAACCTGCCAAAGGTGATGAAGCACTTCGGCTTCTAG
- the glmS gene encoding glutamine--fructose-6-phosphate transaminase (isomerizing), which yields MCGIVGYAGTSSRVADHGALDVLIEGLRRLEYRGYDSAGVAVVADGAIHSRKKAGKLVNLENEIADAPLPESMTGIGHTRWATHGGPSDGNAHPHLADGGKLAMIHNGIIENFAGIKAELVADGVSFLSETDTEVAAALLGKLYSTEANGDLTTAMQLAVQRLEGAFTLLAVHQDHPGVVVAARRNSPLVLGLGEGENFLGSDVSGFIDFTRRAVELGQDQIVTITPDTHSITDFNGNPAEGKEFTVDWDAASAEKGGFPSFMEKEIFDQPAAVADTLLGRSDADGRLTLDELRIAPEELAEISKIVVLACGTSAYAGSVAKYAIESWCRIPVEVELSHEFRYREPIVDEKTLIVSISQSGETMDTLMAVRYAKEQGAKTMSICNTNGSTIPRESDAVLYTHAGPEIAVASTKAFLAQITATYLLGLYLAQLRGNLFQGQIKDILADLGKIPSKIQDILDRAGEIKELARSMADANSVLFLGRHVGYPVAMEGALKLKEIAYIHAEGFAAGELKHGPIALIDDGQPVFVVVPSQRGRDSLHSKVVSNIQEVRARGAKTLVIAEDGDNAVKDFAEWVFFVPETPTLLMPLLATVPLQIFACELASAKGYDVDQPRNLAKSVTVE from the coding sequence ATGTGCGGAATTGTTGGATATGCAGGAACCTCGAGCCGAGTCGCCGACCACGGCGCCCTCGACGTTCTGATTGAAGGTTTGCGCCGGTTGGAATACCGTGGCTACGACTCGGCTGGCGTCGCTGTTGTTGCTGATGGCGCTATTCATTCTCGAAAGAAGGCCGGCAAGCTGGTCAATCTCGAAAATGAAATTGCTGACGCTCCATTGCCAGAGTCAATGACCGGCATTGGACACACCCGTTGGGCAACCCACGGTGGGCCGAGTGATGGCAACGCCCACCCACACCTAGCCGATGGTGGCAAGCTTGCCATGATCCACAACGGAATTATTGAGAACTTCGCTGGCATCAAGGCTGAATTGGTTGCCGATGGCGTTTCTTTCCTTTCAGAAACTGATACCGAAGTAGCTGCTGCCCTGCTGGGCAAGCTCTACAGCACCGAAGCGAACGGTGACTTGACCACAGCTATGCAGTTGGCTGTTCAGCGTCTTGAAGGTGCTTTCACCCTGTTGGCTGTTCACCAGGACCACCCAGGTGTTGTTGTGGCTGCACGCCGCAACTCCCCATTGGTGCTTGGTTTGGGCGAGGGCGAAAACTTCCTCGGCTCAGATGTTTCCGGCTTCATCGACTTTACCCGTCGCGCCGTGGAACTGGGCCAAGACCAGATTGTCACTATTACCCCTGATACTCACTCCATTACTGACTTCAACGGTAATCCTGCTGAAGGTAAAGAATTCACCGTTGACTGGGATGCAGCAAGTGCCGAAAAGGGCGGCTTCCCGTCCTTCATGGAAAAAGAAATCTTTGACCAGCCGGCAGCTGTCGCAGATACCCTCTTGGGACGTTCAGACGCTGATGGCCGTCTGACCCTGGATGAGCTGCGTATCGCTCCAGAAGAGTTGGCAGAAATTTCCAAGATTGTCGTTCTTGCTTGCGGTACCAGCGCTTATGCTGGCTCAGTTGCCAAGTACGCCATTGAATCCTGGTGCCGCATTCCGGTTGAGGTTGAGCTGTCCCACGAGTTCCGTTACCGCGAACCAATCGTGGACGAAAAGACTCTGATCGTTTCTATCTCCCAGTCCGGCGAGACCATGGACACCCTGATGGCTGTTCGTTACGCCAAGGAGCAGGGCGCAAAGACGATGTCCATCTGCAACACCAATGGGTCCACCATTCCGCGTGAATCAGATGCCGTCCTTTACACCCACGCCGGTCCAGAAATCGCAGTGGCTTCCACCAAGGCGTTCTTGGCTCAGATCACCGCTACCTACCTGCTGGGCCTGTACCTAGCTCAGTTGCGCGGCAACCTCTTCCAGGGACAGATCAAGGACATCCTTGCTGACCTTGGCAAGATCCCTTCCAAGATTCAGGACATTCTGGATCGCGCGGGCGAGATCAAGGAGCTGGCTCGCTCGATGGCCGATGCTAACTCGGTCTTGTTCTTGGGCCGTCACGTTGGCTACCCAGTAGCTATGGAAGGCGCCTTGAAGCTCAAGGAAATCGCCTACATCCACGCTGAAGGCTTCGCTGCTGGCGAGCTGAAGCACGGTCCAATCGCTCTGATTGATGATGGCCAGCCGGTCTTCGTTGTGGTTCCTTCCCAGCGTGGACGCGACTCGCTGCACTCCAAGGTTGTCTCGAACATCCAGGAAGTCCGCGCTCGTGGTGCTAAGACTCTGGTGATTGCTGAAGACGGCGACAACGCAGTGAAGGACTTCGCTGAGTGGGTCTTCTTCGTCCCTGAAACCCCAACCCTGTTGATGCCACTGCTGGCTACCGTGCCGTTGCAGATCTTCGCTTGCGAATTGGCTTCGGCTAAGGGCTACGACGTTGACCAGCCACGTAACCTGGCCAAGTCGGTGACCGTGGAGTAA